The nucleotide window GGACGAACTGGCCTTCCTTACCCCTGTCGGGATAGCGTTCCGAGCTACTCGTGCCGCTCGTCCGCATCGTCGAGCGCGGCGGCCTGGAGTCGCTCGCCCTCCTCGGAGTCGACGGTGAGTTCGGGCACCGGCGTCGGGTTGCCGTCCTCGTCGATGGCGACGTAGACGAAGTACGAGTCGGTGGTCTTCTCGCGTTCGCCGCTGGTGAGGTCCTCGCGGTAGGTCTGGAGACGGACGTGGACGCTCGTCCGGCCAGCCTGATAGACGTAGGATTCGATGAGCGCGACGTCGCCGACTCTGATGGGGCGCTCGAAATCGACCTGATTGATCCGCGCGGTGACACAGGAGTTGCCCGCGAAGCGCATCGCGCTCATAGCACCGATCTCGTCCATCCATTTCATCACGTTGCCCCCGTGGACGCTCTGGAGGTTGTTCGCGTGGTTTGGCTGGACCATCTCCCGGTTCTCGATGTAGGTCGATCGCAGATCGGTCATATCGGTCCTTCGCGCGCAGCGGAATGAGCCTGCTGTATCTCTCATACTGTCGGACGGGACTGATCGGAAATCGTGAGGTGAAACATCACTCGTTGCAGTAAATTTTCTCAATCTGAACTTCACGTACTTCCGTCCGACAGTATCAGTACGGCCACTCGCCGGTGACTTTCATCCCGGCGGCCTCGCCCTCGGCCTCGAGCGCGGCCGCGATCTCGTCGGGATCGGCGCGGGAAACCGTGAACTCGTCGTCGGCGAGTGAGACAGCGAGCTCGGTGAGGAGGATCGCCTGTTCGCGGAACGTGCGCGAGTCGAGCTTGTCGAGCGTGTCGGCGTGAGTGTGTCCCCAGCCACGATCCGGTCCCGTGTCGCTCTTGACGTGATAGCTCGGCACGCCCCAGCGGACGAACGGCCAGTGATCGCTGTGCGGGCCCTGTTTCGGGACTGTCTTCATTGGATGATCGAAGCGATCGACGACCTCCTCCGCGACCGCACCGAGTTCGTCGAAGCCGTGCGTCAGCAGCGCCAGCGTGCGTCCAGCGACGACGCCGTCGTTGTTGAGGATCGCCTTCACCGAATCGAGATCGGTCTCCGCGGCCAGATGCTCGGAGCCACAGAGACCGACCTCCTCGGCCCCGAACGCGACGAATTCTACTGTGATGTCGAGCTCGTCCTCCCGATCGGCGAGCGCGCGGGCGAGTTCGACGACCATCGCCGTGCCCGCACCGTTGTCCATCGCGCCCTCGGCGATGTCGTGGGCGTCGACGTGGCTCGTCACGAGCATTCGTTCGTCGCTCTGCGGTCCAAGTTCGGCGTGGACGTTCCGACTCGTCGCGTCGTGGATGTCGGCCTCGACGGCGACGCTCACCTGCTCTCCGTCGTACCGCCGACCGAGGCGTGCGCCGACCTCCTTCGAGACGCCGACGGCCGGGATCTCGCCGATCGGGCCGTCGGCACCGGCGACGCTCCCCGTGGGCGGGAGCTGGCCGGGAACGTGATTGCGGAAGACGAACGCGCTCGCCCCGCCCGCGACCGCGCGGTGGTACTTCTCGCTGCGGTGGACGAACCGGTCGTGGTGGTCGGGGACGTCGCTCGCGACCATCACGACCTCACCCTCGACGTCGCGAGCCGCGAAGTCCTCGGGGAGACCGTGACCGAGATCGACGAACTCGCCGGTCGCGTCGGCGCTCGGGCTTCGCGGGAGCGCGATGCAGGATGCGTCGGTATCATCTGTGCGGATCGCGCTCTCACCGCGCGTCCAGCCCTGGATGTCGAACTCCTCCAGGCGGGCGTTACGCGCGCCGGCGTCGGCGAGCGCGTTACGGGTGAGTGCTGCGGCGCGGCGCTCGCCCTCGCTGCCGGCCATACGGTTGCCGATATCGACGAGGGCCTCGAGGTGGTTCCAGCCAGTGTCGCTCGTGAACGTCTCGCCGATCCAGTCGTGCATGCGATAGCTGCCGGCGAGCGCGTGCTAAGCGTTTCGTCTTCGCGGGTGAGAGCGAGCCTTTTTAGCTCATCCCCGACCCGTTCGGTGTATGCGCGACGTGCTCGCGGCGTGGCGGCCGGTCATCGACGAGGAGATCGAGCGGCTGCTGCCACGCGAGACCAGTGCCGACTACGCGACATCGTTCTTCGGCCCACCGACCTACGACTACGACGCGACGGCGATCCAGCACGCGCTCTCCGAACCCGTCTGGAACCTGCTCGATCGCGGTGGCAAGCGCTGGCGCGCGGTCGTCTGCTGTCTGCTCATCGATGGGTTCGGTGCCGATCCACACGAGTATCTGCCCTACGCCTGCATCCCGGAGATCCTCCACAATGGGACGATCATCGTCGACGACGTCGAGGACGGCGCGACGATGCGCCGCGGCGAGTCGGCGCTCCACCACGAGTTCGGCACCGACGTCGCACTCAACGCCGGCAACGCGATGTACTTCTTCCCGCTCAAGATCGTCTCGCGCGACCCTGCCGACCTCGCGGCCAAGACACGCCTCGCGATCTACGAGATGCTGATGCACGAGCTCAATCGGACGCATCTCGGGCAGGGAATGGACATCCACTGGCACAACCAACAGGAAATCGAGATCTCCGAGCAACAGTATCTCGAGATGTGTGCGTGCAAGACCGGCTGTCTCGGGCGCATCGTCGCCCGGCTGGCCACGATCCTCACCGACCAGCCCGAAGAGGTCGAACACCACGCCGCACGTTACGCCGAACTGATGTCGATCGCCTTCCAGATCGGCGACGACATTCTGGACGTCGAGACCGCCACCGAGGCCGGCGGCGCGTTCGGCAAAGGGATCGGCAACGACGTCCGCGAGGGTAAGAAGACGCTGATGGCGATCCACGCCGCCCGCGAGGCCGACCCCGAGCGTGCCGCCAGACTCGAAGAACTGCTCTGGGCCGACGAGAACAGCACCGAGGAGATCGCCGAGGTCATCGCCATCTTCGAGGAGACCGACAGCGTCGCCTACGCCCGCGAGTGCGCCCTCGACATCGCCGCCGAAGCACGCGACCATCTGGCCGAACTCGATCTCGCCGACGAGCCCGCCGACAACCTCGCCGATTTCACTCGATTCGTCGTCGAACGCGACGTTTGAGACGGCTGCTGTGGCTGTGGCGGTGCTGTGCGGCCTGCTGACCTTGGTGTCTCGGCGAGTGGAACGAGCCGAGGCTCAGGAGAGTGTGCTCTCCTGGCGGATGAAGGGCGAACGAGCGACCGGAGTTCTCGTGAGCGAAGCGAACGAGAGCACGGAAGAGCGAAGCTCTTCCGGAGGGATGCGAGGGCTTCTGCGGTGCTGTGCGGGGCGGTGGCTGTGCGGTCTGCGGTTGTCATAGGTATCGAACCACGAACGAGCAACGCGAGTGAGCGGGCCGAGGAACCCCCGAAGGGGGTGACGCTGTCTGCGCGAACGAAGTGAGCGCAGGCTCGGGAGAGATTCGCTCTGCCGGTGGCTTTTGGTCCAGATTTTGCCACGAGCGAGCGAAGCGTGGTTCGAGACGCCTCCGGCGTCTCGTCATCACGAAAATCGCGCAGCGATTTTCGAACGACAGCAAAAGGTGGATGCGTGGGACCGGATTTGAACCGGAGCCAGACAATCCGACTCGCTGCGCTCGCCGGCTGCGACTGGCAGGGTTTAAATCCCTCCGTTCGATTCCTGCTGCTCGCGGGATTGCTCGCAGCAGGAATGCGTGGGACCGGATTTGAACCGGCGGACCTCTACAGGACAGCGCCCTCAACGCTGCGCCGTTGGCCTAGCTTGGCTACCCACGCGCGAGTCGTTGCTATCGCCCGGCCCAATAAAAGCGCTTCCATCTCACTGCTCCCTGTCGGACGATTGCACGTCCCCGGAGCACACGCGCCTAGATATAAGCCGCTCGCAGCCGTGTTATTGTCATGCCTGAACCGAGCGAGACGGCGACCGAGCGGTACCGACTGCGTCCGGAGACGGTCGTGACCGATCGCGGCGAGGGGCCGGCAATCGTCTTCGCACACGGGACGCTGATGGATCGGACGATGTACGATCCGCAGATCGACGCCCTCAGCGACGACTACCGGACGGTGGCCTACGATCTCCGTGCGCGCACCGACCAGTACGCGACCGAGTACGATCTCTACGATCTGGCCGACGACCTCGACGCCCTGACCGACGCGCTCGACATCGACACGTTCGTCCTCTGTGGGATGTCAATGGGCGGGTTCATGGCGCTGCGCTTCGCCGAGCGCTATCCCGAGCAGTTGGCGGGCGTCGTCCTGATCGACGCCATCGCCGAGCCCCACACCGACGAGGAGCGCGAGCAGTACCGACAGATGGCCGCACAGATCAGCGCGGACGGCGAATTCGCCGATCATCTGGTCGATGTCGCGAAAAACCAGCTGTTCGGCGCGACGACGCTGGCGGAGAACCCCGATCTCGTCGAGCACTGGACCGAGCGCTGGCGGACCTACCCGCCGGAAGGGTTCTATCGGGAGATGCACTCGTGGCTCGATCGCCCGGATTTCACCGACGAACTGTCTGCCATCGACGTGCCCGTGCTCTCGGTCCACGGCGCGGAGGACGTCTCGCTCGAACCCGAACGCACCGAATCGATGCTCGACGCGCTTCCCGACGCCCGTCAGGAACTGATTCCCGAGGCTGGCCACAGTTCGAACATCGAGAACCCTCAAGCGGCGACCGCGGCCATCCGGTCGTTTCTCGAAGACGTTTACTGATCAGTCGCCGATGACCGGTCGGCTGACGGCGCGGTCGGTTGCCTCGCCGTCGATATCGTAGGGGTATTCGCCGGTCACACAGCCCATGCAGAGGTCCTCGCGTGCCGTGTCGAGCGCGTCGGCGATCGATGCGGGCGAGAGGAAACCGAGGCTGTCGGCACCGATCGCCTCTCGGACCTCCTCGACGGTCTTCCCGGCGGCGATGAGCTCGTCGCGACTCGCCATGTCGATGCCCATGTAGCAGGGTGCGACGATCGGTGGTGAGCCGATGCGGAGATGGACCTCCGCGGCACCGACGTCGTGGAGCAGTTCGACCAGTTGGGTCGAGGTCGTCCCGCGGACGATCGAGTCGTCGATGAGCGTGACGGTCTTGCCCTCGACGGTCGATTTGATCGGGTTGAGCTTGAGCCGGACGGCGCGCTCGCGCTCGTCCTGGCTCGGCATGATGAACGTGCGCCCGACGTACCGGTTTTTCATCAGCCCTTCGGCGAACTCGACGCCCCCGCCATCCTCGTTGGCGGCCTCGGCGTAGCCGGAGGCGAACGCTCGGCCCGAGTCGGGGACGGGCATCACGACGTCGGTGTCGATGCCGTTCTCGGCCCAGAGCCCGCGGCCAAGTTCGCGGCGCGCCTCGTAGACGAGTTTACCGTCGACGGTCGAGTCGGGTCTGGCGAAGTAGACGTGTTCGAAGAAACACCGTGCGGTGTTGTCGGGGTCGGTGAGTCGGTGGCTCTCGTAGCCCGTGCCGTCGGGGTCGAGAACGATCAGTTCGCCCGGTTCCACGTCTCTGACGAGCTCGCCGTCGAGCGTGTCGATGGCGGCGCTTTCGCTGGCGAGTACGTAGCCGTCGTCGAGTTCGCCGAGACAGAGCGGGCGATTGCCCTCTGGATCCCTGAGTCCGAGCACGCGGTCGTCGTGCATCACCGCGAGCGAGTACGAGCCGTGGACCTTGGCCATCGTCTCCTCGACGGCGGTCACGAGATCCGCGTCGAGGAGGTTGCGCGCGAGGTCGTGGGCGATGACCTCGGTGTCGCCGTCGGAGGTGAAGGCGTGGCCCATCCCGGCGAGTTCGTCACGGATCGTGTCCGCGTTTACAAGGTTACCGTTGTGTGAGAGCCCGAGCGAGCCACTCTTGAACGAGACCGAGAACGGCTGTGCGCAGGCGGTATCGACGCTGCCGGCGGTCGGATAGCGGACGTGGCCGATCCCGTTCGAGCCGTTGAGCTCGGCGATGTCGTCGGGATCGAAGGCGTCGCCGACTAACCCCATCTCGACGTGGGAGTGCTGCTGAAAGCCGTCGTGAGTGACGATGCCCGCCGACTCCTGGCCGCGGTGCTGGAGGGCGTACAGCGCGTAGTAAAGGGGGCGGGCGGCGGCGCGGTCGGCAAGTGAGACGCCGACGACGCCGCACTTTTCGTCCATTACTCGCCGGCTTTGTCCTGCCACTCGTAGTCGCGCCGTTTGGCGGACTTCCCGAAGCCACAGGACGAACAGACCTTCTTCGTCTTGTGGTAGGAGGCCTCGCCGCAGCGGCGACATTTCACGTGAACGGTCTTGTTCTTCTTCCCTTGGGACGACGTTCCGCCGGATGTCATGGTGTTATCGAGACGACGTTGTCGCCGCGGATAATCGTTGTGCTCTCGACCGTCTCGGTCGCCTCGTCCGCACCGGTCGACGGCTCGGAATCGCCGCCTGCGGGTTCGAGTACGACGTTCAGATGCTGGTCGTAGCCGCCGAGCTCGCCCGTGTAGGTCACGCCGTCCTTCAGTCGGACGGCGACGCCGTCGCCGAGGTTCGCTTCGAGTACGTCGAGGGGGCGTCCACTCATACGGCCCACTCGCCGGGTTGCGCTCTTAAACGTACCGACCGCGTACGGGCCTAGATATCGACGGCGAACGCGTCGTCGGCCTCGACGTCGGCCGCGAACGCGCCGAGTAGGTCGGCGAGCGCGTCGAGATCGTCGGTGTCGATGACCTCGACGGGCGTGTGCATGTAGCGGTTCGGCAGGCCGAGGTTGAGCGACGGGATCCCGCCACGCTCGGTGAAGATGGCGTCGGCGTCGGTGCCCGTCCGCGAACCCGTCGCCTGGAGCTGGGTCGCGATGTCGGCCGTGTCGGCGCTTTCGCGCAGCGCGTCGACCAGAGCGGGATGGTTCGCCCCGCCGCGGGCAATGACCGGTCCGTCACCGAGTTCGACGCCCGTACTGCGGTTGCCGGGCGTCCCGGGGTCGTCGGTCGCGTGGGTGACGTCGACGACGATCGCCGCGTCGGGCGCGAGCTCGAAACCGATCATCTTCGCCCCCTGCAGGCCGACTTCCTCCTGGACGGTGCTCACGGCGCAGACCGTCGCGTCGACGTCGGCCTCGCTCGCGCGGCGCAGCCCCTCGGCGGCGGCCCAGGTTCCGATGCGGTTGTCCATGCCGCGGGCGGCGAGCCGGCTGTCGTCGAGTTCGCTGATCGTGCTCTCGATCGTGATCGGATCGCCGACCGCGACCAGCTCCCGTGCGCGCTCCTCGTCCGTGACGCCGATGTCGACGTGTTGGTCCTCGATGTCGGCTGTCTCGTGGTCGTCGCGGAGGTGGATCGCCGTCTGGCCGATGACGCCCTCGATCGGGCCGTCGGCGGCGTGGATCGTGACGTGCTGGCCGCGCGAGACGGTCTTGTCGGCACCGCCGATGGCACCGATCCTGATGAACCCCTCACCGTCGATGTCGCGCACGACGAAGCCGATCTCGTCGGCGTGGCCGGTCAGCGCGACGGTCGGTGCATCGCTCGCTCCTTCCAAGACGGCGATGGCGTTGCCGTACGAATCGGTTCGCACTTCATCCGCGAACTCGCTCACGTAGTCGACCCAGACGCGCTGGCCGCGGGTCTCGAAACCCGACGGGCTCGGCGTCGTGAGCAGTTCGTCCAGAAACGCACGTTGTCGTTCGTTCACGGTCGTCGTACCGCTTCGAGGCTGATGAAGCTCCCGCCACGCTGCCGGCACTCGAAGCCCAAACGAATAAGGTGGCTCGTAGCGAACTCGTCGGCATGGCAGACAACTTGACCCTGCTCGAACTCCACCTGCACGCCGAGGACAACGAGTTCACGAGCGATCTGGAGCTCACGTCGGACGTCGGCGATCTCGTCCGCGACCGACTCGGGTTCGCCGAAACCGACGACGAGCAGTCGTCGTTCGCCGAGACCGACTTCGGCACCGAATCGGATTCGTCCGAGGTGGGTTCGACGGAGGCGAGTTCGACCGAGGCCAGCGCCGACGGTGGCAACACGGTACAGGTCGGCGAGGGAGACGAGGACGAGCACGGTGCCGTCGTCGAGATCGACGAGACCGTCGCCGACGAGGACGACGAGTCGGGCGGTCGCAGCAAGACGCGGACGCTGCTCAAACTGCTCGTGCTCGCCGGTGTCGTCATGCTCGTCCGGCGCTATCTCGGCGGTGACGACGAGTTCGAGAACGAGTTCGAAGAGCTGTAAGGCAAAGCGCTTTGACCGGTCGGTACGTCGTTTCTCCCGTGACCCTCTCCGATAGCGTTCGTGCGATCACGACGGCCTCCGGCGACGGCCTCATCGACTGGAGAGCCGTCACCGAGGCGGCGACGGCCGCCGTCGATCCCGGTGAACTCTCGCTTTCGGCGGCGGAACGCGACGGCTACGCGCGGGACGTCCGCGACGCACGCACACGCGTCAGCGAGGTCGCGGGAGTCGATTTCGACGTACCGGACACCATCGAGGTGCAGAACCGCCACCACTGGATCGACGCCAACACGGCCACCTTCGAGCGCGTACTGGGAACGCTCGAAACGACCGGCCCTGGATTGGCCGGGTTCGCACGTATGCTCAACACCGGTTCGATGAGTGTCGCGCTCGCCTTCCTCGCCAACAACGTGCTCGGTC belongs to Halococcus qingdaonensis and includes:
- a CDS encoding 50S ribosomal protein L37e, encoding MTSGGTSSQGKKNKTVHVKCRRCGEASYHKTKKVCSSCGFGKSAKRRDYEWQDKAGE
- a CDS encoding acyl-CoA thioesterase, coding for MTDLRSTYIENREMVQPNHANNLQSVHGGNVMKWMDEIGAMSAMRFAGNSCVTARINQVDFERPIRVGDVALIESYVYQAGRTSVHVRLQTYREDLTSGEREKTTDSYFVYVAIDEDGNPTPVPELTVDSEEGERLQAAALDDADERHE
- a CDS encoding polyprenyl synthetase family protein, with translation MRDVLAAWRPVIDEEIERLLPRETSADYATSFFGPPTYDYDATAIQHALSEPVWNLLDRGGKRWRAVVCCLLIDGFGADPHEYLPYACIPEILHNGTIIVDDVEDGATMRRGESALHHEFGTDVALNAGNAMYFFPLKIVSRDPADLAAKTRLAIYEMLMHELNRTHLGQGMDIHWHNQQEIEISEQQYLEMCACKTGCLGRIVARLATILTDQPEEVEHHAARYAELMSIAFQIGDDILDVETATEAGGAFGKGIGNDVREGKKTLMAIHAAREADPERAARLEELLWADENSTEEIAEVIAIFEETDSVAYARECALDIAAEARDHLAELDLADEPADNLADFTRFVVERDV
- the purF gene encoding amidophosphoribosyltransferase; this encodes MDEKCGVVGVSLADRAAARPLYYALYALQHRGQESAGIVTHDGFQQHSHVEMGLVGDAFDPDDIAELNGSNGIGHVRYPTAGSVDTACAQPFSVSFKSGSLGLSHNGNLVNADTIRDELAGMGHAFTSDGDTEVIAHDLARNLLDADLVTAVEETMAKVHGSYSLAVMHDDRVLGLRDPEGNRPLCLGELDDGYVLASESAAIDTLDGELVRDVEPGELIVLDPDGTGYESHRLTDPDNTARCFFEHVYFARPDSTVDGKLVYEARRELGRGLWAENGIDTDVVMPVPDSGRAFASGYAEAANEDGGGVEFAEGLMKNRYVGRTFIMPSQDERERAVRLKLNPIKSTVEGKTVTLIDDSIVRGTTSTQLVELLHDVGAAEVHLRIGSPPIVAPCYMGIDMASRDELIAAGKTVEEVREAIGADSLGFLSPASIADALDTAREDLCMGCVTGEYPYDIDGEATDRAVSRPVIGD
- a CDS encoding M28 family peptidase encodes the protein MHDWIGETFTSDTGWNHLEALVDIGNRMAGSEGERRAAALTRNALADAGARNARLEEFDIQGWTRGESAIRTDDTDASCIALPRSPSADATGEFVDLGHGLPEDFAARDVEGEVVMVASDVPDHHDRFVHRSEKYHRAVAGGASAFVFRNHVPGQLPPTGSVAGADGPIGEIPAVGVSKEVGARLGRRYDGEQVSVAVEADIHDATSRNVHAELGPQSDERMLVTSHVDAHDIAEGAMDNGAGTAMVVELARALADREDELDITVEFVAFGAEEVGLCGSEHLAAETDLDSVKAILNNDGVVAGRTLALLTHGFDELGAVAEEVVDRFDHPMKTVPKQGPHSDHWPFVRWGVPSYHVKSDTGPDRGWGHTHADTLDKLDSRTFREQAILLTELAVSLADDEFTVSRADPDEIAAALEAEGEAAGMKVTGEWPY
- a CDS encoding alpha/beta fold hydrolase, whose product is MPEPSETATERYRLRPETVVTDRGEGPAIVFAHGTLMDRTMYDPQIDALSDDYRTVAYDLRARTDQYATEYDLYDLADDLDALTDALDIDTFVLCGMSMGGFMALRFAERYPEQLAGVVLIDAIAEPHTDEEREQYRQMAAQISADGEFADHLVDVAKNQLFGATTLAENPDLVEHWTERWRTYPPEGFYREMHSWLDRPDFTDELSAIDVPVLSVHGAEDVSLEPERTESMLDALPDARQELIPEAGHSSNIENPQAATAAIRSFLEDVY
- a CDS encoding LSM domain-containing protein, whose product is MSGRPLDVLEANLGDGVAVRLKDGVTYTGELGGYDQHLNVVLEPAGGDSEPSTGADEATETVESTTIIRGDNVVSITP
- a CDS encoding M20/M25/M40 family metallo-hydrolase, which gives rise to MNERQRAFLDELLTTPSPSGFETRGQRVWVDYVSEFADEVRTDSYGNAIAVLEGASDAPTVALTGHADEIGFVVRDIDGEGFIRIGAIGGADKTVSRGQHVTIHAADGPIEGVIGQTAIHLRDDHETADIEDQHVDIGVTDEERARELVAVGDPITIESTISELDDSRLAARGMDNRIGTWAAAEGLRRASEADVDATVCAVSTVQEEVGLQGAKMIGFELAPDAAIVVDVTHATDDPGTPGNRSTGVELGDGPVIARGGANHPALVDALRESADTADIATQLQATGSRTGTDADAIFTERGGIPSLNLGLPNRYMHTPVEVIDTDDLDALADLLGAFAADVEADDAFAVDI